The genome window CTGACTTCAttacatttaacaattttcattgcGCGATTATTCTCCCGCTTCGAATTCTTTGTCTTTTCCTTGTCCTGGGTCGAAGCTTCTTGATTTGATGCGTTGCTAAATTAGTAGCaataaagaatttattgaATGAAGTAGAGGTTTCTTTTTTGGAATAAAAGTGTGACATGACCTCCTACAGtcgatttaatttttaatttagaacTTACCGCTTATCTGTTGATTTCTCTACACCCTCCCTTGAGGTGCTTTCAGAAGTTGGATTAGTTTCTTCAACAGCATTCTTCTCTGGCTCATTGATGTTGGCAGGTTGTTGAAAACCTGGCATTGGAGCATACATATTCATAGATGCTGGACAGGGACAACATGGCAAGGGACTAGACGGGATGGGACAATAATTTGGATACATATAGTCAAAAGGCGCTGCACATGTTGCCTGCTGTTGAGACGGAGCTTGGCGTTCCTGGCCTGTGCAGGGATCAAACTGAGGATTCTTTCGAGTGGGCAGCCCTGCAGCAGGCATTTCGTTGAGAGGTCGAGGCATTTCATTCAAAACGGGCATCTCATTTGTGACCAATACTTGGTTCATTGGATTTAATTCGTCCCGATAATCGTACACAGGTATTACAGGATCTGAGCCAGACCATACACCCTCAGACGCCTGGGGATCCCCTGAGATTCCTAGAGTGTTATTTGGATTCGATTCGGGAGGTATTGCTCCACTGCTCGATTTCGCTTGGACTTGATTATCATTGCTAGACTTGCCTTGAAGCTCTTTACCGTACCCAGTCTTCCTATAAGCTCTCTTATCCTTGCTAGATTTCTCTTGAGCTTCTTCACCATTCCCAGTCTTCCAATAAACTCGTTTTCCGCTGCTCGACTTCCCTATAACTCGATGATCATCGGCTTCAGAGACATTGTCGCTCTTAGCATCACAGGATTTGTTACAAACTCGTTGTCCGGATTCCTTATCAATCTTCCTACAGTCTGAAATTCCTTTGTCTTTACATTTACAATTAAACGAAACTTTTGGAGTTTTAGCAGAGCAACTGCAGCTACGCGTTTTAACCTTAGATTTAGGGGCATTTCTATTAAGCAAAAAAGTAGGGGGAATAAAATTTGAGAACTTCTTCTCAACAAAGGGCCCAGTTTGTTTCGGAAACTCTGTAATAAGTGAAGCACTTGTAGGAGGGCTAAATGGAAAATACAGGATTTGAGAATTAAGattcatattattaaaagttgtttatttaattaccaTCCATTGTAATATGGGCTGCAGTCAAAGCTACtttgaaattatgaaatattagtTAATGACTTATTAGACGATAGTGCAACTTACTTAAACGTATTACAGTCAAACATGTTTAAAAACGATTTATCCACTAAAATTTACACCGAGAGGTcattaacataaaatttattCTAATATTAAAACGAATAAGTGATGTCTAAGTCTAGGCTGAGTTTTAAatgattaataaattgaaagtaatttgcatttcaaataaaatatagtcCATACATTTAtcatattacaaatattttcttatttcgaATCGAAGGCATAAAAATATCCGTGCACTGTATTATCAAGGATTTTATCATTAAACTTTAACTTGTAATTAATTCTTTTGtcatatgtaaataataataataataatattaataataataataataataataatataatataataataataatattaaagcttAAAACAAATTGGAATATTTGTATCTTTATTCCACCTTTCTTATTCCTTTTTAACTATGTAGATCCTTAAGATTAGGTATCCCCTCTATATGTTCAAATATACTTCGTGTGATTagttatttttcaataatcaAGGTTGTCGAATGTTTCGAGTAAATGAGCATATTGATATTTCGGAACATGTctacaaacaaatttgaacGGAAGTATTGCTGAATTTGGTTGCATGCCACCGGCAAAATGCGCAAGAATGTTAGCTCCAGAAAGGAGACCAAGGATCAGAGAAACTCTCCGATGTGGTATACGGCTGCAGCGGAATACTCACGGAAAAAGTGTTTGGCAGACAGACTAGCTGCTTGCAAACAAGAAGTGGCTGCCTTTGAAAAACGCATACGATCATATAGCCAAGAGATGGAAATGTATCCAATATCGCGCTCACCACCTCGCGCCAGAAGCATATCACCTAGTAATCAATTCAGAGGGTGCGTGGTGCCAACACCCAGATTTGATGGTGGTACGACGAGAAGTAGACCAAGATGCCGCAGCAAGACTCCCACGACTGGGTTACGAAATGTAGCGACAGCAACGGCTCGACCTCTTGACAGATTTGTCTCCTCTACCAGCCGAAGTCTATCGCCCCCCGAGACGGGGACAACGTAAGAGCTATCCAAGTAGGCATGGACTCGCTTCTACCTCAACGATTAAACGCAACAACCTCAAGGAACCGTCTACGAGTCGAGCTTCCACCTCAGCCTCAGAGTCCGATGATGATAACGAAAATCAACCGCAAGTCATTGATGTAACCTCAAAAGCGTCGCAAAGAGCCACAAATATTGCCCAACTTATTATGGTGAAGCCCAGCAGAAGATCCATAATGTCGGTGAAGAAGGCCATAAGTATGCAAAAGCTGCGCATGACCTCTGGCAGTGTACCCAATCGGTTGAGCAAAgcgtcgaaaaaaaaacaattgcttCAGTACCCGTAGAGCAACCAGATGAGTCGGATGTATCGGTGAAGGCTCCAGTTGAAGCTGAACAGCAAGAATCCATTCAGGAAACTGTATtggaaactgaagctgaaccTGAGCCAGAGCCTAAGGTCCCATCGGCACGCCAATCTGAATCAACTTCGGAACGGCAATCAAAAGTTGATAGTCAAGGACCTGATGTTCAATATTATTCAACTAGCGAGCGGGAGCTGGATAGTGTGGTGGACGGACAGCAGGAAGAAGTACCAGATATTGAGATATTTCACTGCTATCCCAACGAATGCCAAGGAGGGACTGGTGGTCCATCTTCGATCATTTGCGGCGAGTGCAACGGCAATGGCAccagcaatttaattaatcagGCAAGGGGCAATGTGCTAAGATCCTGTTCGGTAACCGAGGAGCACTTCATCAGGTAATGATAAGGCAAAATTGATATTAGTTGTAGTTCATAGGGTAATCGCGGCTTGAAATCTTAATTTTAGAAGCTAACATAATACGAATCAATTTTAAACGTTTATTGAAGTGACTTTGATGCTTAGTTAATTGCGAAATGCGAAAACTAATCAACTAGCTAGTTTTGTTTAGTTGctaaactatcgatagtattgAACTAATTTCTCGATCTCTTCATCCTTAGCTTTAACTCAGACTCGGAACTTCATCCGAACGTGAACTTACCTCAATATGGCATCTCGCATTATATGTATCCGGGATGCGAGGGACAGGTCAACTGGCATAGTAATATGCCTTATTCCTATGGGCCAACTATGCTGCAATCACAGCCAGGCCAAAGGATGTCTTATGGCTGCAATAGACCCGGTtgtcgacagcagcagctacagcagcaacaacaaggccAACAGAACGCCTACAACATGTGGAATccacaacagcatcagcatctgcagcaacaacagcagctgcagcaacagcagctacagcaacagctgcaacaacagcatatgcagcaacaacaacaattgcagcagcaacagtttcaGCTGCAACAGTGTCCACAGCCACGGTGTTCACAGCCACAGTGTTCACAGGCACAGTATTCACAGCCACAGTGTTCACAGCAAcagtgccaacaacaacaacaacagaatcaacagcagcagagtcAGCAGCCACCGCCACAGCAGGATTGCCTCACGGAACTATTGGCTCAGCAGTTGCAGAAACAAATGGAGCAAGCGCAGGCGCAAATCGCTCAAGTGCAATTGCAACTTTACAACGTGTGTGGCGCAGCAAAGATGTCGAAGCCGCCATCGTTTGATGCAACCGAAGTCACTACGTTGCCGCAACAGTCTCCAGTGGACGAGGAGTTGCCAACGATAAGTGGTACACAAAGTGCGTCTCCGTGCCAGAACTTGGGGAAATCCAATGTAACATTTTGCTCACAAGCGACTGTAGGTCAAGCATTGTGCTGCAATGAGGCACCAGCTGTCATGCCTTTGGGTCTTTGTCAAACACCGACCGAAGGATGTGAGCAAATGAATCAACCtcagccacagcagctgcagcagcaacagtttctgcagctgcaacagcagcaacagcaacagcagcagcagcaacagtttctacagcagcaagcaacatTTCAACAGCCTGCACCACAGTGCAGTGGCAATACCTTCTGGACGCCTTGTTGCCGGCAGCGTTATGCTCAGATGCGTTTCATGATGCCACGTCCTCGTTGCTGCGATCGCCATCGGCGGAGTTCGTAATTTAACGTGCCGTgtacgaaaataaaatatgtacaaaGTTCGATATATTACAAACTTATAGAAACTGCAGATGAGTGACACAATGCTTCCGATTCGTATAGcagctaaaataaaattatagatTAATTAAAACACCTGCATATATTATACCATTATATTGTACTTAGCAAGTTGTGTGCAGTCAGTAGTAAAAATAACCATTTCTTTCTGAGCGCatcatttgaaattgttgtcaatcgttcaaataataattttctagAGTTTGCTGACAAAATTTGGAAGTTtctcttttttccttttttagaCCACAACCAGATTTATCTTGACTGAATGCGAGATTACCGACAACATATTTCGTTCGAATTACAGATTCATTATTAAAACCGCTTATCCAtcgtatttgtttttaatcaataatgtgtaatttcaatgcaatatGCTGTCATAGTAAAAAACTCCGTGAGTGCATTCACAGTGCCACAACGAGCACAGTCACGTCGAAGAACTCCACAATGTCGCCATCATCTCGGGAAACAAATTTGGGGTGTGAATGCAACGATACGAGCATAGCAGCATCTTCTAAAGCATCGCGTCGCAATGGATCTTCGCTGTCAAGTTCCGCAAGCTTGCCTCCATCAAATTCAAAAAAGGTGCTACCGCAGCGCTTAAGCAAAGTTCCCATTTCGATGGCAGCAAATCAAAGAAATGCAGTCTTACCTCGTGCTACAAATTGTACAGTAGACCAAGGCACCGCAACGCCAAGAGATAGTTACTTTCTCTTTGAACGAATCATCAATCAAGCTTTTCCGCAAAGAAGAAACAATTTGGTGAGTAGGCACAATGTAAAAGCTGATGTTGCGTTGAAAGGTATTGGAATTTGTGGTAATTGAAGTTGAATGTTGTGAACAGTTTATAAAAGATAGAAatcacatatttttaaagcatacttttTAGGGCTTAACCTGAATCAGCTTCTGGAAGTCATATccattatacatatattttgagatGGTctgtaattttcaatatatttagcTTTCTAAGATCTATAATaagattataaaaataatctttgGTTTAAAGTGGTTATTTACCAATTTTAATCCAGAAGAATTTTGGAGTTCGAAACTAATTTTCATTGATACCATATTCCGGAAATTACAAGTAGTTAATAAACTGTTAAGTTAAGACTCATACTTAGTGGTATGAAAATTACCTTCTGTTGTCTTAATgagatttttgtatttttgtggaaaataaagaattttatagtcgtacaaatttaattaattttgtgcaCTACTTTAGAACTGTTGGAATTGCTGCCATTGTCATTGTAATTGTCAACTGCGAAAAATGGCGGCACGACAAAGGGctgaattaaattcaaataattggTCAATGCAGCAAGAACCGGCTGAAGTCAAACCCAAGGAAAAGCCCAAGCGAATTATGAAATACctgagagaaaaaaaactcaaGCAGGAAGGCCAGCTTGAACCCCGTTGTTATGACACTAAAGCGCGGCTAGTTGAATCGCAGGCCAAGAGCAAGCCAAAGCGAAAGATTAAGCGAAAAGTGGTAGTAAGTCAGGTCACaccagaaaaagaagaagggAAGGACATGTGGTAAATTGATCGATAGATGTATTAAAACTGCTTTATACTCTCACCTTTCTCGCAGGTTTGAGTGTAATGTGCCACTACGTGTTAGCATACCAACAAACATTTGTTTCGGAGGCGCTCCTTGGGATCTATTACATTCAATGACTAACACACTTCCCGCAAATAATAACAATCTAAAAGCACTACCAGAGCCCAACGCTAAAACAAAGACCTTAGCAAAACCAGATGCCAAGGTTACTCCACCGATAGCAACATCACATGAGGTGGCACGTCAATTATGCATTACAATTCGTCCCATTGGCCTTGCACCGAATGTGTGTCCACCGCCTGCCAGTGAACCTCCAGAGAATATTCATCTGCCTTTAAAACAAGCTAAGAGACCTCAATCGCTGCCTCCTTTAGCTTTTTGCCCGCCTTCTCGTGCCTCGTCTCCTGATGCCTTACCCTTTCTTTCAGGTACTCCTATTTATCCAGTTGCAAAAGAATTTCCACCGCATGTAAAGAAGCTGCCTTTAAGGAAAAAGgttatattttaacaaatttaattttattattaaatttataaacaatttctttaCATATTAGATTGAGGCTACTAAACACAAGAAGCTAACTAATGAAAACTCAAGAGATTCTTCTACAAGAAAAGGACTCAATTCCTGTTTTGGAAGTTGTAAGAATCGGGGATTGTCACTAGAGAGTATTCGAAAAGATGATACGGTTAGGAAAACTGAGGATggaaaaatttgcaaaaaaaattgtaagaGATGCAAAACAAGGAAACTGTGTCATCAGAGCCAAGAAGCAAATGAGGAGGAAAATAGAGCTTTTCCTCGAATTGAATCAAAGTCTCAAGTAAATGAAGATGCAAATAGCAAAGATGCCACTTCTCCGCGAGAATCTGAAACGACCTTAAAGTTGAGCAAGAATCCAAAACTGTCGCAAGAATATACTCGCAAATGTTGTGAGCTATCATTAcaagaaaataagaataaagcTCTAGAAGATCAATCCCAAAGAATacaagaaaacaatttaattatggATAATAATCGGAAAAAGtttcaaaattgtattcatAAAAATGCAGAATTACCATTGAAAGCAACTgatgaatatatttttcaaaatgggtCTGAATCGGATAAtattcaaaaagaaaagaaaactaatttagaaataaataaaaataaaaatgaatgcaGAGCTCCTTGTCGAAAAGAATCCGAGCTATTCTTGAACGATAGAAAAAATCGAGAATATTCTGATGAATCATTATTAAATTCTAAAACTCATAAAGGTCAATCCCAAAGAATacaagaaaacaatttaattatggATAATAATCGGAAAAAGTGTCAAAATTGTATTCATAAAAATGCAGAATTACCATTGAAAGCAactaatgaatatatttttcaaaataggTCTGAATcggaaaatattcaaaaagaaaagaaaactaatttagaaataaataaaaataaaaatgaatgcaGAGCTTCTTGTCGAAAAGAATCCGAGTTATTCTTGAAAGATAGAAAAAATCGAGAATATTCTGAAGAATCATTATTAAATTCTAAAACtcataaatatcaatataaatgTGAAAAAGGAACTGAAATATCAttgaatgataacaaaataaagaatgataaaaaatctgaaaatttACGAGGGCGAAAATATTATACTCGAACTAATTCCGATTTATCTATAAAAGTTAGTAAGAAAGCGTCTGAAAGAAATTCGAGaataaacaacaatcaaaaaaaGTTCCAAGATGAGGAAAAAATTTCCCTAGTAGGGTCACAAATTTCAATAGATGAGGATAGAAAAACGGACAGACAAAATTCAAACGTTTCGGATGGGAGAGAAAGTGAGGCcaaagataaaacaaaaaaagaatatgaTGCTCAAAACACAtctacaacaaatttaagaatgAGTAAGaatcaaaaatatgaaaacgcAGAAACTTTCTCAAACAAAAATGCGGATGGAAAGCTTAGAAATGATTCTTCACAAAAAGCATTCGATACATATTTAGTAAGACGGGATGCAAGTAAACAGATATCTCATAAAAACTCTCGAGATAATTTAAGCATAAGATCGAGTCGAAAGGACTCGCGAGATTTGCGAAAAAAGTACAAGGAAAAAGATTCAAGAAGTGATAATCCGGGTGCATTATATAAGTCGGTTCACAGCATAGTTAGAGGAAATATTTCTGGCAAAGAATCTAAAAGATATTCACTAAGTAAGCCTAAGACGCAATTGATAGACAGAAGGTATAAAGTCGATAGGAAGAAGTCTGATGCAACTCTTAGAAAAAAATCGGGAGAATCACCACGACCAAGTCAggaaaataatgcaattgaattgaCCTTCCGTCAAAAAATGCAGACTTTCTTGAGTTCATTTGCTCCTTCGTTAGGAGTTTTGTCAAAAATTTCTCAAACATTGAAGAAGCATTCAGCAACcgaagtaaatattttaagtccCAATGAAACAATGAATCACTTAGTGGACACAATGAATAAGCAAATCGATAGCTTAGAAAAATCCTTTATTTCCCAAAAATCGGAGAGATCTGAGGTAATACAGAGATCTGAAAATCAAGGCAGTGATTTAAGCCACACCAGTAAATCTATGATACATCAAGCAAGAGACGATGCTGCTGAAACTAAAGATTGTTTTAAAGGCGATCAGATTTTAGAATTGAACAAATCAGATACATTTATGCAATCCAAGCGAGGGTCATCAAAGAACTCTAAGGAATCGCACAACTCCCGGAGAGGACAAGACTCTagtcataaatcaaaaataataagaagcTCTGAGAACCAGTTGCGATCCACAGCAGGTCGAAGTCAaaccaatttgaaattgaatcgAGTTGTATCACAATTTTTGAATAGTTTCTCTGAGCTTTACAATGAATCCCTAAAGCAAAATAAGGATAAGTTTAACTATATTAGAGGTGGAGATAATCAACGAAGAAGTAGACGCAGTTCAGATGCGCAATTAAATGAGGAACGGAAGAGTAGAGCAGAGTTGCATCAGAATCTTATAGAGTTGATAAAGAAGCACAATATGCGCTTCGATCAGAATTATGAAAAATCTAGGAGAACAAACCAAGTTCCTATATTGAACGCAAATGAATCTAACCTTTTTGAAATAGTTCGCAGCTTGCCATTGTCGCAACAAAATGATCAATGGCTTGAACATGATCATGCGACATCAGATATTGATAGTCGTGAACTAACTGCGACTCGGCAGAAACTTCGTGAACAGCAATGTCGGACGTCGGATGATAATGCAAAggccaaaatcaaaaataaataccgcaaccgtaaagaaaataaacaagagGATTTGAAGATATGTTTATTAAGGCAAGAGAATGATGACTCCCCTCCGGTTTTAGAGGAATACAATGTGGCTGGCTTTACGCGTAGCCACAGCTCACATCCTTTACAGAAAGGCGGAAAGGATAATCGATATGAGACATTTTGTTCCTCCAGAAAATGGGAAAATCTAAGTGCTATTGACgagaaaaatatgaaagtcGTATTGACTGACCTCCAAAGGTTCTGCAAGAAAAACTCCATCAAGTAAGTGTGAAATGAATACTATATCACTTAGTCTAACATAATATTCTCAGCAGCTACAATGACGATAACTGCAAGCCTGTGGTTCTGGTGCCCTTTCGACCAGACAGCCAACATCACGGAGGAGTGCTTGGCATGTGCAAACCCGATGAGTGGTAAGTATCGGCATCTTAAGTTACCCTTGTTAATAATGTGTTCATAGGAGAGAGCTGAAGTTGTCCAAGTGTTGCAAGTTAGAAAAtcgaacaaaaaaacaacctTCTGAATCATTCAACATTTTCCTTAAAAATAAGAGATTAACTGGACGATATAAGTCAACTCCAAGTCGTGAGTCGAAGTTACAACGTTCGGATTTCTCTTCCAAGCGATGCCAGTGCTCTAAACGTCAATCGGAACTAATCGCAAGAAAACACTGTCTATTATACAGAACCGATTCGGAGATACCACAATCTCATCAAAGTGGTGAAACAAAACCGTCTGGGTCCCAACGTGTCTCTCATTCATTTCAAAGAAACAACAGAGAGCAATCGGCAAATAATCCATCTAAATTACCAGAGAATGTTGCACGGTCATCGCCAACTGAGGAAACACAGCAAGAGACCCAAGAAAAGTCAGCTGAATATCCAGAAAAAGGCTCAACCCCAAGAAATGATAAAGGCG of Drosophila nasuta strain 15112-1781.00 chromosome 3, ASM2355853v1, whole genome shotgun sequence contains these proteins:
- the LOC132788983 gene encoding trichohyalin-like isoform X2, with the protein product MCNFNAICCHSKKLRECIHSATTSTVTSKNSTMSPSSRETNLGCECNDTSIAASSKASRRNGSSLSSSASLPPSNSKKVLPQRLSKVPISMAANQRNAVLPRATNCTVDQGTATPRDSYFLFERIINQAFPQRRNNLNCWNCCHCHCNCQLRKMAARQRAELNSNNWSMQQEPAEVKPKEKPKRIMKYLREKKLKQEGQLEPRCYDTKARLVESQAKSKPKRKIKRKVVVSQVTPEKEEGKDMWFECNVPLRVSIPTNICFGGAPWDLLHSMTNTLPANNNNLKALPEPNAKTKTLAKPDAKVTPPIATSHEVARQLCITIRPIGLAPNVCPPPASEPPENIHLPLKQAKRPQSLPPLAFCPPSRASSPDALPFLSGTPIYPVAKEFPPHVKKLPLRKKIEATKHKKLTNENSRDSSTRKGLNSCFGSCKNRGLSLESIRKDDTVRKTEDGKICKKNCKRCKTRKLCHQSQEANEEENRAFPRIESKSQVNEDANSKDATSPRESETTLKLSKNPKLSQEYTRKCCELSLQENKNKALEDQSQRIQENNLIMDNNRKKFQNCIHKNAELPLKATDEYIFQNGSESDNIQKEKKTNLEINKNKNECRAPCRKESELFLNDRKNREYSDESLLNSKTHKGQSQRIQENNLIMDNNRKKCQNCIHKNAELPLKATNEYIFQNRSESENIQKEKKTNLEINKNKNECRASCRKESELFLKDRKNREYSEESLLNSKTHKYQYKCEKGTEISLNDNKIKNDKKSENLRGRKYYTRTNSDLSIKVSKKASERNSRINNNQKKFQDEEKISLVGSQISIDEDRKTDRQNSNVSDGRESEAKDKTKKEYDAQNTSTTNLRMSKNQKYENAETFSNKNADGKLRNDSSQKAFDTYLVRRDASKQISHKNSRDNLSIRSSRKDSRDLRKKYKEKDSRSDNPGALYKSVHSIVRGNISGKESKRYSLSKPKTQLIDRRYKVDRKKSDATLRKKSGESPRPSQENNAIELTFRQKMQTFLSSFAPSLGVLSKISQTLKKHSATEVNILSPNETMNHLVDTMNKQIDSLEKSFISQKSERSEVIQRSENQGSDLSHTSKSMIHQARDDAAETKDCFKGDQILELNKSDTFMQSKRGSSKNSKESHNSRRGQDSSHKSKIIRSSENQLRSTAGRSQTNLKLNRVVSQFLNSFSELYNESLKQNKDKFNYIRGGDNQRRSRRSSDAQLNEERKSRAELHQNLIELIKKHNMRFDQNYEKSRRTNQVPILNANESNLFEIVRSLPLSQQNDQWLEHDHATSDIDSRELTATRQKLREQQCRTSDDNAKAKIKNKYRNRKENKQEDLKICLLRQENDDSPPVLEEYNVAGFTRSHSSHPLQKGGKDNRYETFCSSRKWENLSAIDEKNMKVVLTDLQRFCKKNSINYNDDNCKPVVLVPFRPDSQHHGGVLGMCKPDEWRELKLSKCCKLENRTKKQPSESFNIFLKNKRLTGRYKSTPSRESKLQRSDFSSKRCQCSKRQSELIARKHCLLYRTDSEIPQSHQSGETKPSGSQRVSHSFQRNNREQSANNPSKLPENVARSSPTEETQQETQEKSAEYPEKGSTPRNDKGELQSTPSKSPETRSLNAHASHSEERHSLTYSSHFMTSQSDQSTGPTSPSYDSVPSKVGSRISWNRAKQARYRSKTPKSKSSLRARRRSELLKSHSHRNDKRESFEEPQYFKFGIQPPSRTNRHQPEKRQSRQRNRSKQTKKTSRGGDKVNRFKDEHQVRRDHSRNQQAEPNYTADHNAIRFNNDHLVRREHVEKSPNAAQNINRFKDEHRERRDLSSSSIRNQQSQSSSRSGKIKRNISFSSEQQVQHEDSKSQISHGKVQQMQKNSDEEERPYHQRPKSPACPGAHNLRNVEQSPSSRQRETHATIDDVKIIMKPRPLRSTSAENLTALEHKHLEQDSLEYCDCIKNYRELKRQQELQLQEVFRQTNEAYERCLERQRQLQGTETIKCGVQQHGPKTNSCFEKMQQQYIELHQRQVAQQQRHEAQQQLQRQLQQQQEQEQQRLRYQQQLQRHHIQVEEECNCRYRQQHSESSQASAYMQQQQQSNHQYMQQQPSDVSQISAYLQQQQQRHHQCVQNQQHPHSDISQASACLHQQQQNHHQCILQQLQQQQLFHNQQQLQQQQQLQQQQQSQQHQQLQQQQQLQQFHNQQQLQQQQQQMRLQTETLCPCNNYMIASPQNALQARSYFTDSIAPALDIGDVSSSFYRQTLLKYGIPHLPSDYQPRQPHVCCAQCPCQCQQKQPQQHQQN
- the LOC132788983 gene encoding trichohyalin-like isoform X1, with translation MCNFNAICCHSKKLRECIHSATTSTVTSKNSTMSPSSRETNLGCECNDTSIAASSKASRRNGSSLSSSASLPPSNSKKVLPQRLSKVPISMAANQRNAVLPRATNCTVDQGTATPRDSYFLFERIINQAFPQRRNNLNCWNCCHCHCNCQLRKMAARQRAELNSNNWSMQQEPAEVKPKEKPKRIMKYLREKKLKQEGQLEPRCYDTKARLVESQAKSKPKRKIKRKVVVSQVTPEKEEGKDMWFECNVPLRVSIPTNICFGGAPWDLLHSMTNTLPANNNNLKALPEPNAKTKTLAKPDAKVTPPIATSHEVARQLCITIRPIGLAPNVCPPPASEPPENIHLPLKQAKRPQSLPPLAFCPPSRASSPDALPFLSGTPIYPVAKEFPPHVKKLPLRKKIEATKHKKLTNENSRDSSTRKGLNSCFGSCKNRGLSLESIRKDDTVRKTEDGKICKKNCKRCKTRKLCHQSQEANEEENRAFPRIESKSQVNEDANSKDATSPRESETTLKLSKNPKLSQEYTRKCCELSLQENKNKALEDQSQRIQENNLIMDNNRKKFQNCIHKNAELPLKATDEYIFQNGSESDNIQKEKKTNLEINKNKNECRAPCRKESELFLNDRKNREYSDESLLNSKTHKGQSQRIQENNLIMDNNRKKCQNCIHKNAELPLKATNEYIFQNRSESENIQKEKKTNLEINKNKNECRASCRKESELFLKDRKNREYSEESLLNSKTHKYQYKCEKGTEISLNDNKIKNDKKSENLRGRKYYTRTNSDLSIKVSKKASERNSRINNNQKKFQDEEKISLVGSQISIDEDRKTDRQNSNVSDGRESEAKDKTKKEYDAQNTSTTNLRMSKNQKYENAETFSNKNADGKLRNDSSQKAFDTYLVRRDASKQISHKNSRDNLSIRSSRKDSRDLRKKYKEKDSRSDNPGALYKSVHSIVRGNISGKESKRYSLSKPKTQLIDRRYKVDRKKSDATLRKKSGESPRPSQENNAIELTFRQKMQTFLSSFAPSLGVLSKISQTLKKHSATEVNILSPNETMNHLVDTMNKQIDSLEKSFISQKSERSEVIQRSENQGSDLSHTSKSMIHQARDDAAETKDCFKGDQILELNKSDTFMQSKRGSSKNSKESHNSRRGQDSSHKSKIIRSSENQLRSTAGRSQTNLKLNRVVSQFLNSFSELYNESLKQNKDKFNYIRGGDNQRRSRRSSDAQLNEERKSRAELHQNLIELIKKHNMRFDQNYEKSRRTNQVPILNANESNLFEIVRSLPLSQQNDQWLEHDHATSDIDSRELTATRQKLREQQCRTSDDNAKAKIKNKYRNRKENKQEDLKICLLRQENDDSPPVLEEYNVAGFTRSHSSHPLQKGGKDNRYETFCSSRKWENLSAIDEKNMKVVLTDLQRFCKKNSINSYNDDNCKPVVLVPFRPDSQHHGGVLGMCKPDEWRELKLSKCCKLENRTKKQPSESFNIFLKNKRLTGRYKSTPSRESKLQRSDFSSKRCQCSKRQSELIARKHCLLYRTDSEIPQSHQSGETKPSGSQRVSHSFQRNNREQSANNPSKLPENVARSSPTEETQQETQEKSAEYPEKGSTPRNDKGELQSTPSKSPETRSLNAHASHSEERHSLTYSSHFMTSQSDQSTGPTSPSYDSVPSKVGSRISWNRAKQARYRSKTPKSKSSLRARRRSELLKSHSHRNDKRESFEEPQYFKFGIQPPSRTNRHQPEKRQSRQRNRSKQTKKTSRGGDKVNRFKDEHQVRRDHSRNQQAEPNYTADHNAIRFNNDHLVRREHVEKSPNAAQNINRFKDEHRERRDLSSSSIRNQQSQSSSRSGKIKRNISFSSEQQVQHEDSKSQISHGKVQQMQKNSDEEERPYHQRPKSPACPGAHNLRNVEQSPSSRQRETHATIDDVKIIMKPRPLRSTSAENLTALEHKHLEQDSLEYCDCIKNYRELKRQQELQLQEVFRQTNEAYERCLERQRQLQGTETIKCGVQQHGPKTNSCFEKMQQQYIELHQRQVAQQQRHEAQQQLQRQLQQQQEQEQQRLRYQQQLQRHHIQVEEECNCRYRQQHSESSQASAYMQQQQQSNHQYMQQQPSDVSQISAYLQQQQQRHHQCVQNQQHPHSDISQASACLHQQQQNHHQCILQQLQQQQLFHNQQQLQQQQQLQQQQQSQQHQQLQQQQQLQQFHNQQQLQQQQQQMRLQTETLCPCNNYMIASPQNALQARSYFTDSIAPALDIGDVSSSFYRQTLLKYGIPHLPSDYQPRQPHVCCAQCPCQCQQKQPQQHQQN